A section of the Agromyces aurantiacus genome encodes:
- a CDS encoding 16S rRNA (uracil(1498)-N(3))-methyltransferase — translation MSSLYLDETLDLASVAAGDTVAVTGDEARHAVTVARVRVGERVSVGDGRGRIVSGAVTSVEGRRLELEVDGVHDDPVPAPRLTLVQALAKGDRDELAVQAATELGVDRIVPWAAGRSVSRWEGPKAEKGRARWASIVREAVKQSIRSRIPDVEAVASTRELPERLRGERVLLLVPGAETPLSAVRPDGRDLALVVGPEGGMDPTEIERLREAGGEPVRLGDGVLRTSTAGPAAIAVLSVALGRW, via the coding sequence ATGAGCAGCCTCTACCTCGACGAGACGCTCGACCTCGCCTCGGTCGCCGCCGGCGACACGGTCGCGGTCACGGGCGACGAGGCGCGCCATGCCGTCACCGTCGCGCGGGTGCGGGTCGGCGAGCGCGTGTCGGTCGGCGACGGGCGCGGCCGGATCGTGTCGGGCGCCGTGACGTCCGTCGAGGGCCGGCGCCTCGAGCTCGAGGTCGACGGCGTGCACGACGACCCGGTGCCCGCGCCCCGGCTCACGCTCGTGCAGGCGCTCGCGAAGGGCGACCGCGACGAGCTCGCGGTGCAGGCGGCGACCGAGCTCGGCGTGGACCGCATCGTGCCCTGGGCGGCCGGTCGATCCGTGTCGCGCTGGGAGGGACCGAAGGCCGAGAAGGGCCGTGCGCGCTGGGCGAGCATCGTCCGCGAGGCCGTCAAGCAGTCCATCCGGTCCCGGATTCCCGACGTCGAGGCGGTCGCCTCCACGAGGGAGCTGCCCGAGCGGCTCCGCGGCGAACGCGTGCTGCTGCTCGTCCCCGGCGCGGAGACGCCGCTGTCGGCCGTCCGACCCGACGGCCGCGACCTCGCGCTCGTCGTCGGGCCCGAGGGGGGCATGGATCCGACGGAGATCGAGCGGCTCCGGGAGGCCGGCGGCGAGCCCGTCCGGCTGGGCGACGGCGTGCTGCGCACCTCGACGGCGGGCCCCGCGGCGATCGCCGTGCTGTCGGTCGCGCTCGGGCGGTGGTGA
- a CDS encoding HIT domain-containing protein, with protein sequence MSGTAEPTVFERIAAGEIPARMVLETERIIAFHDIAPQAPVHVIVTPRDGRHRDVVELAAADPELLAELVGAAKRIADELTDGEFRLIFNTGPAAGQTVFHVHAHLLGGGLREGSLAG encoded by the coding sequence ATGAGCGGAACGGCGGAACCCACGGTCTTCGAGCGCATCGCCGCGGGTGAGATCCCCGCGCGGATGGTCCTCGAGACCGAGCGGATCATCGCCTTCCACGACATCGCGCCGCAGGCGCCCGTGCACGTCATCGTGACGCCCCGCGACGGCCGCCACCGCGACGTGGTCGAGCTCGCCGCGGCCGATCCCGAACTGCTCGCCGAGCTGGTCGGCGCCGCCAAGCGCATCGCCGACGAGCTGACCGACGGCGAGTTCCGGCTCATCTTCAACACCGGTCCCGCCGCGGGCCAGACCGTGTTCCACGTGCACGCCCACCTCCTCGGCGGTGGCCTGAGGGAGGGATCGCTTGCCGGCTGA